One window of Mauremys reevesii isolate NIE-2019 linkage group 4, ASM1616193v1, whole genome shotgun sequence genomic DNA carries:
- the LOC120404121 gene encoding serine protease 27-like, producing the protein MGRLRSPLALALLALTLLQGCGQPRVSSRIVGGGDAARGRWPWQVSIQYNRQHFCGGSLISAQWVVSAAHCFQFSFPQSAYRVTLGEHQLSNPSPSRVSSPVRQILVHPDYNRGTRSADIALVQLTEPVRYTDEILPICLPGPSHSFPGNHTCWVTGWGTTAFSVSLPPPKTLQEVPVQLMDTAACNALYNIDPAPNIGRDPVKPDMICAGYAEGQRDSCQGDSGGPLACDRSGTWFLMGVVSWGDGCGQPNRPGVYVRTVAYGEWIWGHVVSGGQATSMENSTSGVNDARSSFSTYTLLFTTLLMSL; encoded by the exons ATGGGGCGTCTCCGCTCCCCACTGGCTCTAGCACTGCTGGCGCTGACCCTGctgcagg GGTGTGGCCAGCCCAGAGTCTCCAGCCGAAttgttgggggaggggacgcCGCAAGGGGCCGGTGGCCATGGCAGGTCAGCATCCAGTACAATAGACAGCACTTCTGTGGTGGGTCCCTCATCTCAGCCCAGTGGGTTGTGTCAGCAGCTCATTGCTTCCAATT ctctttcccccagtcTGCCTATCGTGTGACCCTCGGGGAGCACCAGCTGTCCaacccctccccgagccgggTCTCATCCCCTGTGCGCCAGATCCTCGTCCACCCCGATTACAACAGGGGGACCCGTTCAGCTGACATTGCCCTAGTGCAGCTCACGGAGCCAGTGCGATACACCGACGAAATCCTCCCCATCTGCTTGCCAGGcccctcccactccttccctggcAACCACACGTGCTGGGTCACCGGCTGGGGGACAACAGCCTTTTCGG TCTCTCTCCCGCCCCCCAAGACGCTGCAGGAGGTTCCGGTCCAGCTGATGGACACTGCAGCCTGCAACGCCCTCTACAACATCGACCCGGCCCCGAACATCGGCAGGGACCCCGTCAAACCTGACATGATCTGTGCCGGCTACGCCGAAGGGCAGAGGGACTCCTGCCAG GGTGACTCAGGGGGGCCGCTGGCCTGTGACCGCAGTGGGACCTGGTTCCTGATGGGGGTTGTGAGTTGGGGGGACGGCTGTGGCCAGCCCAATCGTCCCGGTGTCTATGTCCGGACAGTGGCCTACGGTGAATGGATATGGGGGCACGTGGTGTCCGGGGGCCAAGCCACATCCATGGAGAACAGCACCTCTGGAGTAAATGACGCCAGATCCTCCTTCAGCACCTACACACTTCTCTTCACCACTCTCCTGATGTCACTGTGA